The following proteins come from a genomic window of Diceros bicornis minor isolate mBicDic1 chromosome 4, mDicBic1.mat.cur, whole genome shotgun sequence:
- the C4H1orf116 gene encoding specifically androgen-regulated gene protein, giving the protein MPERELWPAGPGSEPVTRVSSCDSMMSITSTRSGSSDSSYDFLSAEEKECLLFLEETIGSLDTEADSGLFTDESEQGTAPRGPRALSITQAAPQGHSEETTIQQGPQPRRVTQSGSPYPPEPRGLGLRSGSYSLPRNIHIGRNQNLRRRTTQTNSHIPGESEGLVPEPEKEQVSRSSEPRRALAGPREAAVDLDPALIPPPEAFRDTQPKQCGDDSLPKGPGEQSHTPQLHTSLSPQERKETSSEAMSQKANEKGSMMGPGQPQPPPAKLSQNMRVENAPIPSGGDPNAQLAPLTAPKPRKLPPNIVLKSSRSSFHSDPQNWLSRHSEAAPGESNLVSSSLQEQRKARREALEKLGLPQDQDEPSPHLSKPTSSIRPKETRALPPVPAPVPAQVSAAVLAAGKAPAPAPTQGLSPVKAPAPAPALAQGSSSGKVLIPAQEPTPGKVPAAKSVPVPIPKAPRVNSPLIQPKPDSGLTLQESNIPGLRQMNFKSNTLERSGVGLSSYLSANKDPSPQTSTSLGKGSFLDKISPNVLRNSRPRPASLGTGKDFAVIQVGKLADLEQKQSSKGLSYQGQSRDKLPRPPCVSVKISPKGIADEHRREALKKLGLLKE; this is encoded by the exons ATGCCCGAGAGGGAGCTCTGGCCAGCAGGGCCTGGCTCGGAACCTGTGACCCGTGTCAGCAGCTGCGACAGCATGATGAGCATCACCTCCACCCGCTCTGGATCT AGTGACAGCAGCTACGACTTCCTGTCTGCTGAAGAGAAGGAGTGTCTGCTCTTCCTGGAGGAGACCATAGGCTCATTGGACACTGAGGCTGACAGTGGACTGTTCACTGACGAGTCTGAGCAAGGTACAGCTCCTCGAGGTCCCCGAGCACTGTCCATAACCCAGGCTGCTCCCCAGG GACATTCAGAGGAGACGACCATTCAGCAAGGACCACAGCCAAGGAGAGTAACTCAGTCCGGCTCACCCTATCCACCTGAGCCGCGAGGCCTGGGCCTCAGGTCTGGCTCCTACAGCCTCCCCAGAAATATCCACATTGGCAGGAACCAGAACCTCAGGAGAAGAACCACCCAGACTAATAGCCACATCCCAGGGGAATCTGAGGGACTTGTCCCAGAGCCTGAGAAAGAGCAGGTCAGCCGAAGCAGTGAGCCTCGCCGGGCTCTGGCCGGCCCCCGGGAGGCTGCCGTTGATCTGGACCCAGCGCTCATCCCCCCACCGGAGGCTTTCCGGGACACCCAGCCCAAGCAGTGTGGGGACGACAGCTTGCCCAAAGGGCCAGGGGAGCAGAGCCACACGCCCCAGCTCCACACGTCACTCAGCCcccaggagagaaaggagacttCTTCAGAGGCCATGTCCCAAAAAGCCAATGAGAAAGGCTCAATGATGGGACCAGGACAACCTCAGCCTCCTCCTGCTAAGTTGTCTCAGAATATGAGAGTTGAAAATGCTCCCATCCCATCAGGAGGGGATCCAAATGCCCAACTGGCTCCCCTCACAGCCCCTAAGCCCCGGAAGCTGCCACCTAATATTGTTCTGAAGAGCAGCCGAAGCAGTTTCCACAGTGATCCCCAGAACTGGCTGTCCCGCCACTCTGAGGCTGCCCCTGGAGAGTCCAACCTGGTCTCCTCTTCACTGCAGGAGCAGAGGAAAGCCCGCAGAGAGGCGCTGGAAAAGCTGGGGCTACCCCAGGACCAAGATGAGCCCAGCCCGCACTTAAGTAAGCCCACCAGCTCCATCAGACCCAAGGAGACTCGCGCGCTGCCCCCTGTCCCAGCTCCAGTTCCAGCTCAGGTCTCTGCAGCTGTGCTGGCTGCAGGAAAGGCTCCAGCTCCTGCTCCAACTCAAGGACTTTCTCCAGTgaaggctccagctccagctccggCTCTAGCTCAGGGATCTTCTTCAGGCAAGGTTTTGATTCCTGCCCAGGAACCCACTCCAGGGAAGGTTCCAGCTGCCAAATCCGTGCCAGTTCCTATCCCTAAGGCCCCAAGGGTAAATAGTCCCCTAATTCAGCCAAAGCCAGACTCAGGGCTGACTCTCCAGGAAAGCAACATCCCTGGCCTGAGACAGATGAACTTCAAGTCCAACACTCTGGAGCGTTCAGGCGTGGGGCTGAGCAGTTACCTCTCGGCCAACAAAGATCCCAGCCCCCAAACTAGCACCTCTCTGGGAAAAGGCTCCTTCCTGGACAAGATCTCGCCCAATGTCTTACGTAATTCCCGGCCCCGCCCTGCCTCCTTGGGCACGGGGAAGGACTTTGCAGTTATCCAGGTGGGAAAGTTGGCCGACCTGGAGCAGAAGCAGAGCTCCAAAGGCCTGTCCTACCAAGGACAGAGCCGTGACAAGCTGCCTCGACCCCCCTGTGTCAGTGTCAAGATCTCCCCAAAAggcatcgctgatgaacatagaaggGAGGCTCTGAAGAAGCTGGGACTGTTGAAGGAGTAG